From the bacterium genome, one window contains:
- a CDS encoding ATP-binding cassette domain-containing protein, with product MEPPLIEFKNVTKSFGSRTVLDRVNLQIYEGQVTTIIGLSGSGKSVLLKHIIGLLKPDEGTILFKGKPLTAMKKKEKAASLAQISYMFQDNALFDSMTVHENIALPLRETTNLKKAEIDLRVTARIEQSELGDAADKYPSELSGGMQKRAALARALVTDPKIVLFDEPTSGQDPVRKNAILSMIARNYSGRHHLIPPS from the coding sequence ATGGAACCTCCGTTGATTGAATTCAAGAACGTCACCAAGAGCTTCGGATCCCGAACCGTCCTTGATCGCGTTAACCTGCAGATCTACGAGGGACAGGTCACGACGATTATCGGCCTCAGTGGTTCAGGCAAAAGCGTGCTCCTCAAACATATCATCGGGCTGCTCAAACCCGACGAGGGGACCATTCTTTTCAAGGGCAAACCCCTCACCGCGATGAAAAAGAAAGAGAAGGCCGCCTCCCTCGCCCAGATCAGTTACATGTTTCAGGACAACGCTCTCTTCGACTCCATGACCGTCCATGAAAATATCGCGCTGCCCCTGCGGGAAACGACAAACCTGAAAAAAGCTGAAATCGACCTCAGGGTTACGGCCAGGATCGAACAGTCGGAACTCGGCGATGCGGCCGACAAGTACCCTTCGGAACTCTCCGGGGGGATGCAAAAACGGGCGGCCCTGGCGCGGGCCCTTGTAACCGATCCGAAAATCGTCCTCTTTGACGAACCCACTTCCGGCCAGGATCCTGTCCGGAAAAACGCGATCCTGAGCATGATTGCCCGTAACTACTCAGGTAGACATCACCTGATACCACCTTCATGA
- a CDS encoding DUF4338 domain-containing protein — MTGGMVVQGRELSAEDLGLIQGLLSEHRDWGRTRLSEELCRLWDWRNARGRIKDMAARTLLLKLERGGFLQLPDRLRKSTNGFRNRNAPLVAHASAPICGALRDLRPLAVRIVEPGSEDLLLFNCLLGRYHYLGHRNTVGENIRYLIRDRVGRPVGCALFGSAAWKCAARDAWIGWARGAREANLGSLTNNTRFLVLPWVTVPHLASHMLGCLARRIRADWQSKYGHPIHALETFVDRERFKGTCYQAANWVRLGSTQGRTRNDRNHRLRASVKDVYLYPLIRGFRRELCAC; from the coding sequence ATGACAGGCGGCATGGTGGTACAAGGACGGGAACTGAGCGCCGAGGATCTCGGACTGATTCAAGGGCTCCTGTCTGAACATCGCGACTGGGGTAGAACCCGGCTCAGCGAAGAGCTTTGCCGTCTGTGGGACTGGCGCAACGCACGTGGCCGCATCAAGGATATGGCCGCTCGCACGTTGTTGCTGAAGTTGGAACGTGGCGGCTTCCTTCAGTTGCCGGATCGTCTCCGCAAGTCGACCAACGGGTTTCGCAACCGCAACGCGCCCCTGGTGGCTCATGCGAGTGCACCCATTTGCGGCGCGTTGCGTGACCTGCGGCCTCTGGCCGTACGTATTGTTGAACCGGGTTCGGAAGACCTTCTGCTGTTCAACTGCCTGCTTGGCCGCTACCACTACTTGGGCCACCGGAACACGGTGGGCGAGAACATCCGGTATCTGATCCGCGACCGCGTGGGCCGACCGGTGGGTTGCGCGCTGTTCGGCTCGGCGGCGTGGAAGTGCGCGGCGCGCGACGCCTGGATCGGCTGGGCTCGTGGCGCCCGGGAGGCGAACTTGGGGTCGCTGACCAACAACACGCGCTTTCTGGTGTTGCCCTGGGTCACCGTGCCGCACTTGGCCAGCCACATGCTGGGGTGTCTGGCTCGACGGATTCGCGCCGATTGGCAGAGCAAGTATGGCCATCCGATTCATGCGCTGGAAACCTTCGTGGACCGCGAGCGTTTCAAGGGCACCTGCTACCAGGCGGCCAACTGGGTGCGGCTCGGCTCGACGCAGGGACGCACCCGCAACGACCGGAACCATCGCCTCCGTGCTTCGGTCAAGGACGTGTACCTCTATCCCCTGATCCGGGGCTTCCGCCGGGAGTTGTGCGCATGCTGA